A portion of the Rubritalea squalenifaciens DSM 18772 genome contains these proteins:
- a CDS encoding 2-hydroxyacid dehydrogenase has translation MLQIAIFHSDRFTTPELAPLREQLASLGKVSYFPFLAETPEKLKQYAAGADCIVMDDVPLTEDHLPDFPELKLISLLGTGFDTIDREAMRRHGITVCNTPNYGTENVAQHTVALLFALAHRIGEQHHLIQSQGWPAVRAGIIEQFPIQEIQGKTFGFLSYGLIARRVQEMLSGFQLRFIASSSRSANELQEQGVEKVDLETLFASSDILSIHSRSSPANHLVVSAELLALMKPTSLLINTARGNLVDEQALATALANQQLAGAALDVLSPEPPLPESPLLSAPNCILTPHIAWNSLPACERLAHESYQNIKAFLEGSPQNVVN, from the coding sequence ATGCTCCAGATTGCCATCTTCCACTCAGACCGCTTCACGACTCCGGAGCTGGCACCACTGCGCGAGCAGCTCGCAAGTCTTGGCAAGGTCAGCTACTTCCCCTTCCTCGCGGAAACCCCGGAGAAACTGAAGCAATACGCGGCGGGGGCCGACTGCATCGTCATGGATGATGTCCCACTCACAGAAGACCATCTGCCAGACTTCCCCGAGCTCAAGCTCATCTCCCTGTTGGGCACCGGATTCGACACCATCGACCGGGAAGCCATGCGCCGCCATGGCATCACCGTCTGCAATACCCCTAACTACGGCACCGAAAACGTCGCCCAGCATACCGTGGCGCTCCTCTTCGCCCTCGCCCACCGCATCGGCGAGCAGCATCACCTCATCCAGAGCCAGGGATGGCCCGCCGTCCGCGCCGGAATCATCGAGCAGTTCCCGATCCAGGAGATCCAGGGAAAAACCTTCGGCTTCCTGAGTTATGGACTCATCGCCAGACGAGTACAGGAAATGCTCTCCGGATTCCAACTGCGCTTCATCGCCTCTTCCTCGCGCTCTGCCAATGAACTTCAGGAGCAAGGTGTGGAAAAGGTCGATCTAGAAACCCTCTTTGCCAGCTCAGATATTCTCTCCATCCATTCCAGATCCAGCCCAGCCAACCACCTGGTCGTCTCCGCTGAGCTGCTGGCTCTGATGAAACCCACCAGCCTGCTGATCAATACCGCTCGCGGAAACTTGGTCGACGAGCAGGCACTCGCCACCGCGCTGGCTAACCAGCAGCTCGCAGGCGCCGCACTGGACGTCCTCTCACCCGAGCCCCCGCTGCCTGAGAGCCCGCTGCTCAGCGCCCCAAACTGCATCCTCACCCCGCACATCGCCTGGAATAGCCTACCCGCCTGCGAACGTCTCGCCCACGAGTCCTACCAAAACATAAAAGCCTTCCTGGAAGGCTCCCCGCAAAACGTGGTGAACTAG
- a CDS encoding flavin reductase family protein — MANSIEFDLDGQHRPNAYPILASLVTPRPIAWVTTVDAEGNVNAAPFSFFNVFGSNPPIVAFAPGNKEPGLPKDTAKNVRQSREFVINLVDQPVAEAMVATSASLPYGTSELDGLGLSLSKSSVVAPPRISEAPAALECREYTTMEIGTNRLVIGTVHRVHAREGLFDPESLRFDQANYHPVGRMASPDWYCLTDQLFNIEHP, encoded by the coding sequence ATGGCTAATAGCATTGAATTCGATCTCGACGGACAACACCGCCCGAACGCCTACCCCATTCTAGCGTCACTCGTCACCCCGCGCCCCATCGCCTGGGTCACCACGGTCGATGCGGAGGGTAATGTCAACGCAGCCCCCTTCTCCTTCTTCAACGTCTTCGGCTCCAATCCCCCGATCGTGGCTTTCGCGCCGGGCAACAAGGAACCTGGCCTCCCGAAGGACACCGCCAAGAACGTCCGCCAATCCCGTGAATTCGTGATCAACCTCGTGGACCAGCCGGTGGCCGAGGCTATGGTAGCCACCTCCGCCAGTCTGCCCTACGGCACCTCTGAGCTGGACGGACTAGGCCTCAGCCTGAGCAAGAGCTCCGTGGTAGCCCCACCGCGTATCAGCGAGGCTCCTGCCGCCCTGGAGTGCCGGGAATACACGACCATGGAGATAGGCACCAATCGCCTCGTGATTGGCACCGTGCACCGCGTCCACGCCCGCGAGGGACTGTTTGACCCGGAATCACTCCGCTTTGACCAAGCAAACTATCACCCAGTGGGGCGCATGGCTTCACCAGACTGGTATTGCCTGACCGATCAGCTCTTCAATATCGAGCATCCTTGA
- a CDS encoding metallophosphoesterase family protein, with amino-acid sequence MKIALFGDIHANWEALETVLADAEVQGCDSYVCLGDVVGYNADPVKCLEKIREMGCPVVKGNHDEDAGGEHSLEMMNPTAAEALQWTRDQLTAEQREWLARMRMVRQVEDFTIVHSTLDQPNVWNYVTNKFDAMSNFSYQFTQVCFHGHTHVPRVFVRGARVQEVQPEAVAIEAGMKYFINAGSVGQPRDGEWKASYCIYDMDAKVVTFRRLEYDIETTQKKIIEAGLPKVLADRLANGR; translated from the coding sequence ATGAAAATAGCTTTATTTGGAGATATTCACGCTAACTGGGAAGCGCTAGAGACCGTCCTTGCTGATGCAGAGGTCCAGGGCTGCGACAGCTACGTGTGTCTTGGTGACGTGGTGGGCTACAATGCGGATCCCGTCAAATGTTTGGAGAAAATTCGTGAAATGGGCTGCCCGGTTGTTAAGGGTAACCATGACGAAGATGCTGGAGGTGAACACTCCCTGGAAATGATGAACCCTACAGCGGCGGAAGCCCTGCAGTGGACTCGTGACCAACTCACCGCCGAACAACGTGAATGGCTGGCTCGCATGCGTATGGTCCGCCAAGTCGAGGATTTCACCATCGTCCACTCTACACTCGATCAACCTAACGTATGGAACTATGTGACCAACAAGTTCGATGCGATGTCCAATTTCTCATACCAGTTCACTCAGGTGTGTTTCCATGGTCACACGCACGTGCCTCGCGTATTCGTGAGAGGTGCCCGTGTCCAGGAAGTCCAGCCAGAGGCAGTGGCTATCGAGGCCGGCATGAAGTACTTCATCAACGCCGGTTCCGTAGGCCAGCCTCGTGACGGCGAGTGGAAGGCCTCCTACTGCATCTATGACATGGATGCCAAGGTCGTTACCTTCCGCCGCCTCGAGTACGATATCGAGACCACCCAGAAGAAGATCATCGAAGCTGGCCTGCCAAAGGTGCTCGCGGATCGTCTGGCCAATGGCCGATAA
- a CDS encoding ANTAR domain-containing protein, which yields MNTILTLLMLCLGATLGLGEEKAFEVLRKYATEHQVSKENIASGLKGAKWNSDKSAVAFPRPESSLCLVAYKTEEG from the coding sequence ATGAATACCATTCTAACATTATTGATGCTTTGTCTTGGGGCCACGCTAGGTCTTGGAGAAGAGAAGGCTTTTGAGGTGCTTCGGAAATACGCTACAGAGCATCAAGTCTCCAAAGAGAATATTGCGAGCGGCTTGAAAGGGGCGAAATGGAATAGCGACAAGTCCGCCGTTGCCTTCCCTCGACCAGAATCCTCTTTGTGTCTGGTAGCTTACAAAACTGAGGAGGGTTAG